The window GAAATGATATTGCCCATTTTAGTAGCATCAATACTTGCCATGTCCTGCCATCCAGACAACAAACTGCATTTAGAGTACATCAAATTTTGGATTAAAGAATGATGGCTTCCTGAAAGTGACAATGTATAGGAAATAGTAGGACTCATTTTTTTCTATAAAACTGACAACAAAATGCATTGTCAGCAATCTTTATTAGCACTGCCTATGTATAGGAAATAGTAGTATTCATCCAAGTGCTCTTAAGTCAAAGTGATGCTATGGATGGTTGAGTAATGAGTTAGATGATGTTCACTATTTCATTTTGATTTAACAATTTGTCTTCAGATGAAACATATTAGCACTGCCTATGATGAAGCTTATAAGTAAAACTTATGTAGGGAAAATTTTTATAGTTGGTCATATTGGAACATCACATGGTCACGTAACTTCCAGATACATATGGAGCAGTTTGTgcgagaaaaaaaaaaatctccataATCTCATCAAAGTAAACATAAgataggaaaaataataaaaggGATAACTACCTTGTCATCAGCCCTTTGAACAAAGGAATGTTCCGATGTTGACATGACAGGTGGTTGTGTAGGCCATGCTGTAGTCGAAGACAATAAGACAAGAGGGCTTGGCCACATTTGAACAAGTGATTGCGTTGTGGATGTACTGCCATCAATTTGTGCAGGTGTGACCGGGTGCAAAGGAGCAAACAATACAGTAGGAGTAACAAAAGTACTCTTTTTCCTCTTCCTGTTGCAACCACCAAACACATACATCTTCTCACTGAGACTTTCTTGCAGGCAATACTTCCAACTTGATGCAAGCAACAAAGAACATCAATATTTAGCATGTCATTTATTTCAGTATCATTGTTGACTAAAAATGCGATAAGAAATGAAAAACTATTTGATGAATGATGATATAAGGTTGGAAAAGACAGCAGAAGAAAAGATAATGATTTCAATAATCAGAGACACTAAAACAATGAACAAGAATATACTTGATCAACTATAACAGCAACCTTCCATAATGTGAAGTCATATAGGTTAAAACGTTCAAAATGCTTTTGAAGAGAACACTCTTAGAACCTATAGCAGAAATTTCAGAAAATGTTTAAAACTTTGAATCCTATTCGATGGGAAAGAATTTGTTGAGGGCATTTGATGGCAGAGCTAAAATGCAATATCATAACTTTCTCCATGAACTCAAGTAATTTCTCTCTGCTTGGCATATTCTTATGTGTCAATTTTATGTTCTTCTTGCCTGATTAATATAACCTCCAAGCCATGTGGGGGTATGTTAAAGACACAGAGCTCACTGTCGCAAAACTTCTCATCATCTGTACAAAGGTTTGGATATTTTGTTAATCTTTATGAAATTCAAGTTATGGGATACAGAATTTAGGTGATAAATTGATCATAGATCTACTTTCACCAAGTGGTTCAAAGTTCCTGATGCAGAATTGACCCAAGAAGACCTCCTGAAGATCTCTCGAACTTtaaaaggccataacttttgactcgggtaTTAAAACGATGCATTGTTTGACTTACAAAGTTGGTTGAGACCTAGATTTGCTACCGGATGGAACCCGTAACCCTAAATTTTGGATCCGAAAAATATCGTTTAGGGCCTGTTAGGAGTCTCCGAACATCTATTTTACTATTTtggtaatttctatttttttggtatttaggatatttttggcaGTTCTATTTAGCTGTTTGAGGAATCATCCTCTATTATTGAATAAAGTTTCATTGTTTGGTAAAACCCAGAGAACGATGGgtttctctttgttttcttcGGCTTCTCGTTTTGTTTTCGCCGCAAATCCTCCTTCTCTTCAGCTCGTAGGACAATCACTATCAAGTCTGCATCAGTTCCACAACATAAATCTTCAAAGGAATCCAACTCCCACTCTTCCAATTCTCAAGATCTCTCTCTAGGTATCAAACCATTCAATAATTACTAAAATACTGACCAGTTGATTGTGTGATCTGAAGCTCACATCACCACAAGGCTACTATGAAGATTCAATACCAAAGACTCTAACTTTTGATTATGAGTAATTAAATAAAGCAAAAAAGTTAGGAAAAATTAACTGGAGTTCCCGTTTGACTCAACTATGGTTCGATCCTGACAAAAGTGTACCACCAATTCTGTCGATGAGATTTTAAGATACAACAAGCAAAGAACCTCTTTCCCAAAGAAATAAGGTAAAGACGAGGGACAAATTAAATGCAATTTCTTTTGTTGTTCACCAAGTTGCTTGTTTAGCTCGTCAAATTCAAAGGGAAAAAGTGAAATCTTATATTCACGCATTGGCGAGTTCATATGTCCACTCCTCTAAAGTAAACCGCAACCCCAATACTCGAAGAACTTTCAGATCTGTGAACAGATATACATTCACTCCTATGCACGGTCATTAACGACAGCAATAAAGACTTCCAGAAGATCCACAAATCCGAAACGATCCAAACATTCGCATAGATGATAAACAAGAGCAAGAACCCTAGCACGGAGAAAAGGCATAAAGGTACAGGAAAGAAGAAAACacagagatatccagaagatGATCATATTGAAGGGAAAGGGAGGTACCTAGGATCGACACCGGCAGGAGAGGCGGCGGCTGATCGGAGAAGGGCTTGAGAAGGGAGgcagatctctctctctctctctctctctctgcggATCTGATGAGGACGGATTTCCTGTGTGAAATTCGGACAGGGTACAGACTTACTTTCGCGAAAAGAAGGGATGAACCGATGATGGGACCCACCGGGAGAGAAATCCAGAGATAGCGTGTTGCGTGTCTCTGTTGTGTCCGACCGCGACCGGCGACCCCTTCCCGATTGTCCACGCGGCGCATAGTCTCATCCAATTCAACCAGTCCACGACAATAGACAAGGCCCATTATTAAAGCCCATTAGGCCGTTAACGATGAACATTGGGAATTTTTAAGAAATATCAAACAATGCATGTCTTTTTCCTTTAACATTAAACATATATTTTTATTACAAAATGTTCTACGGTGAATGCCCTTAAATTAATCGTTACACAAATATACAAATAAGAGAAATCTATAATGATCAAAAATTAAAGCAATAATTATAGGAAGAAATAAAATGACGTTTGTAGGAAGATAAAAGAACATTTGAAATTTAGCCTACAATGCCCTTTCGAGTTACGACGGAGAAATTAGGAAGATAGTTAGCATTCATTAACAAACACACTGTAGCTGTCACGGTTAAATAATACAGACATGTAATTAACGAATTATACAACGAGCTGAAGCTAGCTCTCTACTACTACATCAACAATATATATTACACATGCAGCACCAACGAAATTAAACCATGCAAAAGACGAGAGGAGGAAGTAGAAGAAAGAGAACATATATAACTGATCTCTAAATTTTTTAACTAATCTAAAACATAtcgcaaattaattaattaattaatagcgTCGAGGAGGATGTTCCACTGCTTGTTGCCCGGAGCCCACTTGGGGCACTTGCGGCTGAAGAACCTGGATCGCACCCGGCCATCGAGCAGCTCCACAACCGGCCCCGCCAGCACACACCGCGGCGCCTTGTACTGGTTGATGGAAGCTCCCTGGCTCAGAGAGAAGTCCATCATCTCGTCGAAGGTACCCTCCTCCACTACCCGAATCTCCAGCGGCCCGATTGACTTGTCGCACACCCGCCCCTGCCGGTACACGCTGTTCAGCTTCTCCTCCACCGCCAGGCAGCAGTCCTCGAGCACCGACGCCGGCACCGCCGGCGCCGTCGTCCCTGGCCCCTGTTCGCGTAGCTCCCAGTAAAGCACGTAGTGCCCCGGAATGCTGAGCGCGTCGGCGTAGCTCGTGTACTCCACTAGCGACGCCCCGAACGGCTCCAGGTGGCTCGCGGCGGCGCTCACTGCGGCGTGCAGCTCCACCTCGTCCGTCTTGTCCGAGTCGATGCTCAGCGCCACGTTCTTCCTCCGTATGAACTTGAACTGCGGCGCCTTGTTTTTGAATCCCACCACCCTCAGAACGTCGCCCACGCGGTAACGGTACAAGCCTGCACCATTAAATATTATCATTTTAACCTTTTTTTTGCCGGTTTAATTGGTAGTGCATTCAGTGGTCTAATAATAATGATTAGTGACTTGCCAGCATAAGTGGTGACGACGAGCTCGTACTCCTGGCCGAGCTTGACCTCGACCAGGTCGACCAAGTCACGGTGATCGAAGTCGTCAGTGTTGCAGCAACTGCTGGCGCATGGCACGGGGAGGAATTCGAAGTAGGCCATGGTGGGGATCAAGGTGTAAGCGACGTCATCGGGTTTGCTCAAGGGCTGCAGGTTGAGGCCGAAGTAGCACTCGGAGGAGGCGTACATGGTGCACGTCAGCGGCAGGCCGTCGCTGTAGAAATCGAGTGTGGGGATATACTGCGCCATGGCGCCGGTGACGATGACGTCCACGTACTTGGTGTTGGGCCACAGCCGGGGAATGATGCCCTGCCACGTCTTCCTGCTGCACTCCGACTCGATCAGGTGGGCCAAATCCCCGTCAGGGCGCAGCACACGGCCCACGGCCTCACGCACTGCTCGATCAGTGATCTCGTGGTCGAGCTCGCCAGCGCGGATGTCGCGGCAGAGGCGCGGCCAGTGCTTCTCAAGGAAGCGGATGGCGCGGATGAAGCCGGAAGCGAACACGGCGCCGACACGGAGGACGTCGGAGCGGTGGAGGAGACCGCAGAGGAGTTGGGCGTACATGCTCTGCCAGGAGTCTGAGCAGAGGATGGCCTCGTTGGGGCTGGTGTAGAGATTATACGGATCGTCCGGGCGGTTGAGGAAGTGGTGGCTCTTGTAGTAGCTTGTTAGGACGGGGCGAGCGACAAGGCCGCCGGGGGTGCAAACCTCCGACTTCACGAACAGTAGGTACATTCCCCTGCCTTTGTCGAGTCTGCGCACGAATTGGCTCATCACCGGCATTAGTAGACTATACAGAAGCGAGCGCCGGTTGAGCTCATCCTCTATCGTCGGCATCAGCTTCCGCTCCCCGCCGGATGTCCCCGAGCTTTAATTTCATATATGTGATCACGCCAGTACTAAATTAGTTTCAGCAAGCTGGGTTGGCTTCGAGTTCATATATGTGCTCGATTCATTTTTTATTTACACTTAATCATTAAGCATATTAATTACGCACTGATACCTTGTAAGGAATTCTGAGATCGGGCGGCCACAGAGGATGGGCGAGGTGTCTCCGTGAGCGATGCGGAGAATGTCGGGCCGGATGTCTTCGTAGGTGACGAGCGGGATGAGGCGCTTAAACGCATCCAGGTCGGCGGCGTCACGGCCGGATAGCCCGTGGCGATGCAAGTACGTGGCGGGGGCGTTCTGGGAGAGGATTTCGAGGAGCACACGCCGTTGGACGACGTCGGCGTTCTCAGTCACGTCGTCGATGAACTCGAGGGCCTTCCGGTGATGCTCGGGCACGGCATCGTCGTCGGCCGGGGGGAGAGTGACCGGCATCAGCTTTGGTGCTTCCGGCATGGTGAAATTAAAGCCAAGCAATTGCAGGGGAGAATTTTAATGAGCAGCAGAAACTAGCTGAGAAGGTTCAGCGTTGGGTGCGGAGAGCGTGGGACGGCGATGTCAAGTATTTATAGAGAGGGGGCGAGGCTTGATTCACGGCCGATCACATGTATTTTAACGTATATTGTGGACTCTTATGACTACTTTTCATGTTGTTGCGGTCAAATAATGAACACTCTCTCTCTGCTTTACAGTACTTTGGTAACaagttcaaaattaaaatatatgtatAATGTGAAGCACGCTGTTGGTGTGTGACAATATAATTATACACGTCGAACGGTCGAAGCAATATAAATACACACATCGATCGGGAGAGGATCGTTGGAAGGCACTTTGCTGCTGTCGCGTTAAGAAAGTAGTGTGCTTGTCTCCTTTGGAAGTTTATCGTGTGCAAATGAGGTTGATAATAAATGCTCGAGCGACCCTTTATCTCCTTGTAGCAACCAAATTTAGAAACCGATCATCAATTAAatcatatgcatttttttttatataatttaggtGCTCTAGATTTGTCTATTAATATGAGATTTGATTACTGACAAAGTTGGAGCGCTACGTTAGAAGTTGTTGTGCTTCTTGGATCAAAAATTTATTGGACGGATTATGGAACCGGACAATCTATCATAAAATCTGAATATACGGTATAAGCTCATTCGTGTTAGTTCTGAGACAGATTGATGGGGACGTTGGAGACGAACATATTCATCTTTTGTCACTATGAATATAcggtataaaaaatatttatagttAATC is drawn from Zingiber officinale cultivar Zhangliang chromosome 1B, Zo_v1.1, whole genome shotgun sequence and contains these coding sequences:
- the LOC121975961 gene encoding probable indole-3-acetic acid-amido synthetase GH3.1, with product MPEAPKLMPVTLPPADDDAVPEHHRKALEFIDDVTENADVVQRRVLLEILSQNAPATYLHRHGLSGRDAADLDAFKRLIPLVTYEDIRPDILRIAHGDTSPILCGRPISEFLTSSGTSGGERKLMPTIEDELNRRSLLYSLLMPVMSQFVRRLDKGRGMYLLFVKSEVCTPGGLVARPVLTSYYKSHHFLNRPDDPYNLYTSPNEAILCSDSWQSMYAQLLCGLLHRSDVLRVGAVFASGFIRAIRFLEKHWPRLCRDIRAGELDHEITDRAVREAVGRVLRPDGDLAHLIESECSRKTWQGIIPRLWPNTKYVDVIVTGAMAQYIPTLDFYSDGLPLTCTMYASSECYFGLNLQPLSKPDDVAYTLIPTMAYFEFLPVPCASSCCNTDDFDHRDLVDLVEVKLGQEYELVVTTYAGLYRYRVGDVLRVVGFKNKAPQFKFIRRKNVALSIDSDKTDEVELHAAVSAAASHLEPFGASLVEYTSYADALSIPGHYVLYWELREQGPGTTAPAVPASVLEDCCLAVEEKLNSVYRQGRVCDKSIGPLEIRVVEEGTFDEMMDFSLSQGASINQYKAPRCVLAGPVVELLDGRVRSRFFSRKCPKWAPGNKQWNILLDAIN